A stretch of DNA from Nerophis ophidion isolate RoL-2023_Sa linkage group LG18, RoL_Noph_v1.0, whole genome shotgun sequence:
AATCTTCCATTATTTTTATATATGCTGTaagcacatacacacatatatatatatatacatatatatatgacaaatacatatatgtacatacacacatatatatatatatatatatatatatatatatatatatatatatatatatagacatatacatatatatgtatataataataataataatggattagatttatgtcGCGCTttcctattattagatactcaaagcgctcacagatatatatatatatatatacacacacatatatatatatatatatatatatatatacacatatatatacagtatatatatatatatacacatatatatatatatatatatatatatatatatacacatatatatatatatacacatatatatatatatatatatatatatatatacacatatatatatatatacacatatatatatatatatatatatatatacacatatatatatatatatacacacatatatatatatatatatatatatacacatatatatatatatatatatatatatatatacacatatatatatatatatatatatatatatatatatatacacatatatatatacacatatatatatatatacacacatatatatatatatatatatatatatatacacatatatatatacacatatatatatatatatatatatatatatatatatatatatatatatatatatatatatatatatatatatatatatacacatatatatatatatatatatatatatatacacatatatatatatatatacacatatatatatatatatacacatatatatatatatatacacatatatatatatatatacacatatatatatatatatacacatatatatatatatatatatatatatatatacacatatatatatatatacacatatatatatatatacacatacacatatatatatatatacacatacacatatatatatatatatatatacacatatatatatatatatatatacacatatatatatatatatatatatatatatatatacacatatatatatatatatatatatatatacacatatatatatatatatatatatatacacatatatatatatatatatatacacatatatatatatatatatatacacatatatatatatatatatatatatatatatatatacacatatacatatatatatatatatatatatacacatatacatatatatatatatacacatatatatatatatatatatacacatatatatatatatatatatacacatatatatatatatatatatatatatatatatatatatatatatatatatatatatacacacacacacacatacatatatatacacacacatacatacacatatacatatatatatatatatatatatatatatatatatatatatatatatatatatatacacacacacacatacatacatatatatatatacacacatatatatatacacacacatacatacacatatacatatatataatatatatatatatatatatatatatatcttgattggattatccagagaatagtgctcgataccgtggtagagcacaatatgtatgtgtgggaaacatcacaagactacttcatctctacagaactgtttcatgaggggttccctggtaacacatgagccaatcaccacaccctacgcctgcctgtacccacccactctgtgccctatataaaccattgtatgtgaatgcttccattaaatctGATGATGATTGAGATGTGACCTAAAGTGGCAATAAATTAGTCACTAATGAATGAACTAAGGTCAAAAGGACTGCAGGTGCATGCAACCAAGCCTGTTTTTTACTTGGCCAGACTCTTTTCATACATGACTCTgccactagtggtacaccaaaCCACCAATGAAATATTCAAATGGTGTGACGTGGTAACAAAAGAAGTTGTTACCACGTCAacgccaaaataaacaagagccAAACAGAACAATGCTATCAGTCAACATGTGTGGGAAGTGTTTAAGAGGCACTGGACTATATATTGTGTTGTATGCAATGTGAATGTATAGTAAAGGTGTTCTTCAAACTCACCGGAAGATAGCCAGAAACGCACATGAAGTCCTGAGTTCTGAAACAGAAAAATAAACCGTTCATTAGCACAATCTTATGATGaaatgtccacatttaaaatggtaaGTGTACTTTATACTGTAAATTACTACTTCTATTTACATTCCCACCAACGTtcctctagtccaggggtcaccaacctttttgaaaccaacagctacttcttgggtactgattaatgccaagggctaccagtttgatacacacttaaataaattgccagaaataaccaatttgctcaatttacctttaataaataaatctatataaattttaaaaaatggttatttctgtccgtcatacatttcttttccttttacggaaggttttttgtagagaataaatgatgaaaaaaaaaacttaatcgaacggtttaaaagaggagaaaacacaaaaaaaatttaaattaaattttgaaacataatttatcttaaattttgactctttaaaattcaaaattcaaccgaaaaaattaagagaaaaactagctaatttgaatctttttgaaaaacttaaaaaataataatttatggaacatcattagtaattttatcctgattaagattaatttaaaaatgttgatgacatgttttaaataggttaaaatccaatctgcactttgttagaatatataacaaattggaccaagctatatttctaaataagacaaatcattattttttctagattttccagaacaaaaattttaaaagaaactcaaaagactttgaaataaaattgaaatttgattctaaggatcttctagatttgccagaatatttttaattttaattgtaataagtgtgaagaaatatttcacaaatattcttgttcaaaagaacagaagctagaatgaagaattaaattaaaatgtatttattattctttacaataataaaaaaaataaatttacttgaacattgatttaaattgtcaggaaagaagaggaagggatttaaaaggtaaaaaggtatatgtgtttaaaaatcctaaaatcatttgtaaggttgtattttttctctaaaattgtctttctgaaagttataagaagcaaagtaaaaaaataaatgaatttatttaaacaagtgaagaccaagtctttaaaatattttcttggattttcaaattctatttgagttttgtctctcttagaattaaaaatgtcaagcaaagcgagaccagcttgctagtaaataaatacaattcaaaaaatagaggcatctcactggtaagtgctgctatttgagctatttttagaacaggtcagcgggcgactcatctggtccttacgggcaccgcgttggtgacccctggtctagtcatTGAGTGTGTGGTCTGCAAAGCAAATGTCTCCAATTGGCACCAGGTAAACCAAAAACATTAGCATAAACAGCTGTGGCTGGAGTAGTATTTTTCAATGAATGACAcaaaatggcatgtgttgcatttgAAGTAACACAAGTGGTCAGCAAGCAGCCCCAAGAGCAGGCTGTCAGtcattttcactgagggccacatggcagttatagTTGACCTCAGAGGGCCGCATTTAACAATGACTAATTTATgagtatacgtgtgtgtatgtatgtatgtatgtatgtatatatatatatatatatatatatatatatatatatatatatatatatatatatatatatattaggggtgggcaaattagtgcgttaattatgagataactcatcaatctattaacgccgacaattattttatcgcacatttgcgtgtgttgtttgcatgcttttattttgttaacgccttttcttaacaagatggcgtcgcccggcgtggaggggctcttggtaaagatggaacatttggcaaaaataccggacaattctgcaaatttcatggctggcttacagcgtggtcactccaggatcacttacgaccgccagacaattctggatgtggttttggactgaatgaggcgtgcttgcatgggaatactttgccggctacatccagcggcctgtgaagcagcggagtatatgtgttgtctgtctatttatgaataatgcagaccaggagtgttggctgagttcttaacgtttgctttcagagcgtgcatatcacaacatacaagatgccgtcatggcgacacaacctatacatgctcctcactcctgttgcatgctgggtagggtagttcttttattccctggctcataacatcacaatatagtaccatgtatatgatgccttcagtttatcaaagcaccaagcaaacaatcggaaaattcccatcatatcaattcctagatatggtcataattattttaagtgcactacgcagaataaacacaacattattaatattgctactacggataatttgatccaaaattccctaaaacagcccactacctataatataggttttttaaacataagatccctgatcaaaaaaatgtttctgctgttacctcagaaattgcctgttcagatgttatgattgtggctcagagatttgtatgtagattatatttattttccataacaaacaggataacttaaataccctggcagtggcaataagcttaaatgtttgtatttacatttttggagttgattttcatcaaatatgctatttaactgctactgtttaacaaggactgatttaaattgtgtttgcacaacaaatgttttggcgcttttgttcatgtgggagaatattccaataaaggtgcactacacactactttggaattcatttttgggctttgtgtatacaatgcagttaatcgcgattaatcagagaaatagtgcgattaacttcgattaaaattttaatcgttgcccagccctaatatatatatatatatatatatatatatatatatatatatacacacacacacatatttgtgagggaggggctgtgatagtctataccaagatggctgccaggtgccgtagctaagccggtatgttttaaagttatcATTTGCCTGCATATCATaaaaaaacaaccgtccaacattttacaactaattgtaaacttaaagGTGCCGACCATCATGGCCGAGTTGcaacgagagagtgtgtcgatgttaagatattatgcCGAGCTGGGAAGTCTATCTGtgtgctaatagtagctactatccatccatcttctaccgctgatccgggcttgggtcgcgggggcagcagccaaagcagtcccgtctatcgctgcttgcagctttaatttcgaGTTGTATCCTTGTACATGTTTTCCTCCTGTAAACAGGTGTCCCTCCATCTTACCCCAATGTGTTCCCGGTTTTGGAGAAGATGCGCACAAAGAACTCTCCAGGCTGGTTGGGTCGAAAGGTGGACGCCACAAGGACGTAGTGACCGGGGTCCAGGTGCACTTTCCTCCACACTCCCCTGCCACACAACATGGTCCAGAAGTGGGGAAGTGAGCACGGTAGAAGTGTTGCTGGCACTTTACAGTCAGAAGTGGAAAACAACTATTCTACCTTTGAGCCTTGTATTTCCCCGAGCGGCCGACTGGGCGATTTTTCAGGAAGAAGCTGCGCTGCAGACACACCCCTTGAAGCTGTGTGCAGAAACACACCATAATCATTGGAAGACATTTTGTTTAAATAATTACGATCAACCGATTACCTCGGGTGGaacctgaaaaaaacaaaagagaagAGTGTGAGTTCCAAGGGTGAAAAGAGAATGTCGGATGTGAAAAGAAGGACCTTGTAGATGTGAAAAGCCATGTAGAGGAAGTGGATTTTGTCCCGCTGCCTCCGGTCTTTCTGCAGGACTTCCACCAAAACGGTGCACTTTTTGGCTTTCATCTTCTGCTTCTCCGGTTTTTTGCCCTCCAGTGACACACCGTCCTCTTCCTCTTCGTCCTCCTCCGCTTCGTCGTCCTCATCATCCTCCTCGGGCTGATCTTGCTCCGTGAGAACCAGCTCAAACTGGGGGTTCTTCCAGAAGGATCCTAACCGCGCATCATGGCACCGGTGTGATACAAAAGCCAAGAGCAgggaaataaaaagagaatacaatgatgtgcaaatccttttcagttgaatagacggcaaagacaagatatttcatcttcacactgagaaacgtatttttttttgCGATATAATCaactaaaattgcaaaaaacttgGCAgacgggcatttttaccactgtgttacatggcctttccttttaacaacactcagtcaacgtttgggaactgaggagacacatttttgaagcttttcaggtggaattctttcccattcttgttttatgtacagcttaagttattcaacTGTCTGGTGTCTCTGTTATGatattttagacttcataatgcaccacacattttcaatgagagacttgtctggactacaggcaggccagtctagtacccgcactcttttactatgaagccacgctgttgtaacaccttaaaactcatttgtatacactagcctttaaatagactccctttttagaccagttgatctgccgtttcttttctttttctcctatgtctgtaaatgcaagttaaaactctactatgcaaagcgaaagccatttatcaacaacacccagaaacgccgccggcttcgctgggccccagctcattTAAGATAGACTGATACAAAatagaaaagtgttctggggtctgggtgtgagttttccttgcccttatgtgggcctaccgaggatgtcgtagtggtttgtgttgtggtttgtgcagccctttgagacactagtgatttaggcctatataagtaaacattgattgattgattgaaataagcaggggcgtccgttgcttggatggctccaaaacctgtatgtaccttccagctttaatggtgccttcgaggatatgtaagttacccatgccttaggcactaatacacccccataccatcacacatgctggcttttacactttgcatctagaacaatccggatggttcatttcctctttggtccaaagaacacgacgtccacagtttccaaaaacaattttaaatgtagaCTCGCctgaccccagaacacttttctactttgtatcagtccatcttagatgagctggggcccagagaagccggcggcgtttctgggtgttgttgataaatggctttcgctttgcatagtagagctttaacttgcacttacagatgtagcgaccaactttagatagatggatggatagatagtactttattgattccttcaggagagttccttcaggaaaattaaaattccagcagcagtgtacagagttgagatcaatttaaataaaagtaaaaagtaaataatgggggtttaaatggaaacaaaaaagagaaatattacaatgagaataaaaactaaaaagcaacaatgggaataaaaatatcacagtaaaataagaatataacaagacaaagtaggcagtagtgaccatgttatgaaaacgtattgcactgttattgttttgcacccccgccccagagaggagttgtacagtctaatggcgtgtgggacaaaggagtttttgagtctattagctactgagagtggttttctgaagtgttcctgagcccatgtggtgatatcctttagacaatTATGTCGGTTTTGATGTCTGAGGGCTCATAGGTCATGGGCATTGCCactaacgtgcagtgatttctccatattctctgattttttgacaatattacggagcatagatgataaaatacctaaattccttgcaaatgctggttgaaaaatgttgttcttaaacaatttgctcaggcattttgttgacaaagtgctgaccctcgccccgtcctatCTTGTGAATGAGTAAGCATTTCatggcaatcaatcaatcaatcaatgcttatttatatagccctaaatcacaagtgtcacaaagggctgcacaaaccacaactacATCCTCGATTCAGATCctacataaaggcaaggaaaaactcacaacaaccccccccaaccccataggggagaccggatgcaatggacgtcacgtgggtctagcataatattgcgagagtccagtccatggtggctcTAAAGTACATTCTTacatagcaggttatagtttgctttgtacataatccATACAAATATTTTGATCCAACCTTGTGTATTTTTCTTACTGACTTTTTTTGTCACACAgttcaatccatcaatgtttatttatagagacTTAAATcacctttctcagtcttttttgccacttgtgccagctttttgaaacatgtcgcaggcatcaaattagaAATGAGCGATTAGAATTGTCTTTAgagtctattccattgaatataagttgaaaaggatttgttgtattctatttttatttagcatttacacaaggtgacaacttcactgcttttggcttttataCATCAAGTAGGGTATGTTATTGATACTTACGGTGGTATTTCCGGCTTCCACCAGCAGAGCTCCCTGGGATCCACAATCCTTCGTGCTCGTTGATGGTCCACTGAGAGGGGGCGGAGCTAGGAGGATGCTCCGCCTTGCTCGCCACGAGTGTGTCAGGATTAACGCTGCACAGCTCCGCCAAGTCAAACTTGCTGCAAAAATCCTCAGCACTGATCCTGTTAGAAATCAGAGAAAATGCACGTTTGTGTGGACTTTTTGTGTCAAACAAGTGAATGCTCATCAGACCAGCTGCTTACCAGAACTCTCCATCTTCTCGCTTTTTCATTTCCAGCCTCTCTTTCTCCTCTTTGGATACGTCACTCCACTCCTTGCTCCTGCAGCCACACACACCAAGAGAAACACAACGTGTGGccagcacacgcacgcacacacacacacacacacacacacacacacacacacacacacacacacacacacacacacacacacacacacacacaaatagccTCACTTGTCACTCCAAGGTCCGCTGTATTCAACAAAGCCCCAAGGATTCCTCAGCCTCAGGAGCAAAATGTCCCCGGACTCATGCTTCACctggaaaacaaacattttcagAGATCAAACCGATTcgttcatacattttttaaagggGAGATGAGGTCTCAAGattgcgcaagagcgcaattttgaggttttttttcattagatcgcaatttctgccagtcctgatgtgtgtgccaagtttggtgtgttttgaagcattttaagggggtcaaaattcagctcaaagaggcaaaaattgatttttttgcgaacattttgttttgaagggtttttttctaacttcctgttgatttatgCCCGAGAAGgtagaattatgaaatgtaggtctaagttagacctacgtgacagtttttgtttcatgtctgtacgacattcctaaaggaagttacaagcagtctgtttttctttccttcctagggggcgctagcgcgtaattttgatttttctggtttggctgcctaataagttgggaaggcatgccagaccgatgtgtgtgtcaaatttggtgagttttgaagcatgttaagggggtcaaattacagatcggcatttctggatgttgttgataaatggctttcgctttgcatagtagagctttaacttgcactttgaagcattttaagggggtcaaattacagctcatagaggcaaaaatgacatttttttaggaaaatttgcgcaggggttctttgaaggcgcgtaaaatcaaaaccgaagcagtaatcaaaactttgttggatagttttaatcaaaagggttcaatctctctcctgtgcgagtttgaagccgaaacgacaaacgcactcggaggagtttacgtttgaaaaaggtgacgggtttttacaaaacttttattttgaaggggtaatttttaacttcctgttgatttttgccaaaggatgtcaattatctaaatgtaggtctaagtgagacctacatagaagcttttgtttcatgtctttccggcattcccaccggaagttacaagcagttttgtctgtgttttcttcctcggagcagtttttgctgtgttttgataaaaaattgcgcaagagcgcaattttgagttttttttgtttgttttttcattagatcgcaatttctgccagtcctgatgtgtgcgccaagtttggtgagttttgaagcattttaagggggtcactgtacaaacatacattcactgtacaaacatacatatacacatacatgtacattcactgtacaaacatacgtagacactatacatatacattcactgtacaaacatacatatacacatacatatacattcactgtacaaacatacatatacatgtacatatacatttactgtacaaacatacatatacatgtacatatacatttactgtacaaacatacatacacacatacatgtacattcactgtactaACATACGTAGAcactatacatatacattcactgtacaaacatacatatacacgtacattcactgtacaaacatacatatacacgtacattcactgtacaaacatacatatacatgtacatatacattcactgtacaaacatacttatacatatatattcactgtacacacatacatatatattcactgtacacacatacatatacacatacatatacattcactgtacacatacatatacacgtacatatacattcactgtacacacatacatatacatgtacatatacattcactgtacaaacatacatatagacatacatgtacacatacatttactgtacaaacatacatatacatgtacatatacattcactgtacaaacatacatatagacatacatgtacacatacatttactgtacaaacatacatatacacatacatatacattcactgtacaaacatacatatacacgtacatatacattcactgtacaaacatacacatacatatacattcactgtacaaacatacatatacatgtacatatactgtacacacatactttacatatacaagcacatataaatacatacactcacacatataatcacatttcatcaaacatattaaCGTTGTCCTCCTCAGGGTcaaactgggtaacacacggcacactgacaagTTTAACCTAtaatactataacaatctacaagattaatattgTCCTCTTCTCTTTAATTCCCCTCCATTTATTTATGCTTGTCTTAGTGATTCAAGTTATTGCTTTTAAAACAATTGTGTTTTTAATAGAGGGGAATAGTATTATTATTCATTGTCAATACTGTTATTTATATGAGTATtgttccatttgtagtgcaattatgttcattgtcatttatgtattattatttacttcactgactgtttctttgctatcatttttactttcatatttgtacatatcctatttccTATTGCTATTCTGTGGTTGTCTCTCCATCTTATCCTCAAGTCCCTGCAATTTCCCccgttttctttttcttcttctttccacCCTTCCTGctgcggcccggctgcaccaaacattaaataaatccctttaataaagtcaaatacacaaAAGGCAACCAGAGAAGTattccacacttctcttttgtaaagtcaatTTGTACTGCAGATATCAAcaaaatgatttgcctgagtggctggacaggacatgttaaataaaaataaaatgatgggATAATACTATTGAATGAGATTATGAGACAATAATAGGAAGATGTCTCATCTCCTTATCTCAGATCATCTCCTTATCTCAGATCATGAGATAAGGAGATGAGACAAGACAATAAGATGATGAAAAATGTGATAATGAGACAATACTTAAGAGTAGAAGATAAAAACGTTTAAAGGACTGGAGGATATTAatcaacaaaaacaataaaatgaggAGATCGTAAAAGTGTACTAGCCTGGTCGGTTTCAGTGATGGCGTAGGCATGGCCCTTTATCAGACCATCTCCATTTATTTTGCCTACCTCCCGGTAGTTGTTGGCCTGTGGACACACAAAAAAGGCTCTAAATCAGGAcattcccagtctgtggaacgctcttcctgactacctgagggcaccacagactgtgaatgattTTATAAAAAGCTTgaaaccccctttttttttaattagatataTGCATGCAAGTTctagtgtttattttttttaatacactgtagcacagaggtcaccaacctttttgaaaccaagagctacttcttgggtactgattaatgcaaagggctactagtttgatacacacttaaataaattgccagaaatagtcaatttgctcaatttacctttactctatgttattattaattattaatgatatttatctttgtggaaacactgatcatcttcaTTATTTCCCACAAACAATAtgtattttgatgacatgttttaaataggttaaaacacAATCTGCACTTCgtcaaaatatataacaaattggaccaagctatttttgtaacaaagacaaatcattatttattctagattttccagaacaaaaattttaaaagaaatttgaaagactttgaaataagatttacatttgattatacagattttctagatttgccggaatattttttttgaattttaatcataataggtttgaagaaatatttcacaaatattcttcgtcataaaaacagaagctaaaatgaagaactaaattaaaatgtctttatcattctttacaataaaaacaataaatttacttgaaccttgatttaaattgtcaggaaagaagaggaaggaatataaaaaggtaaaaaggtatatgtgtttaaaaatcctaaaatcatgttcaaggttgtattttttctcgaaaattgtctttctgaaagttataagaagcaaagtaaaagaataaattaatttatttaaacaagtgaagaccaagtgtttaaaatattttcttggatttgagttttgtctcttagaattaaaaatgtagagcaaagcgagaccagcttgctagtaaataaatacaatttaaaaaatacaggcagctcactggtaagtgctgctatttgagctatt
This window harbors:
- the capn12 gene encoding calpain-12, with translation MHPKLFIKVVPPDQSLYKSYAGIFHFKFWQYGEWVEVVVDDRLPVREGRLLFSYSHTRNEYWSALVEKAYAKLIGSYGSLKGGNISEGMEDFTGGIAYSLPVSSHTPRVLWRLLTAALVRGSLLSCFIQANNYREVGKINGDGLIKGHAYAITETDQVKHESGDILLLRLRNPWGFVEYSGPWSDKSKEWSDVSKEEKERLEMKKREDGEFWISAEDFCSKFDLAELCSVNPDTLVASKAEHPPSSAPSQWTINEHEGLWIPGSSAGGSRKYHRSFWKNPQFELVLTEQDQPEEDDEDDEAEEDEEEEDGVSLEGKKPEKQKMKAKKCTVLVEVLQKDRRQRDKIHFLYMAFHIYKVPPELQGVCLQRSFFLKNRPVGRSGKYKAQRGVWRKVHLDPGHYVLVASTFRPNQPGEFFVRIFSKTGNTLGTQDFMCVSGYLPVMSAPVAPEDKMRVVRAFDEEAGPDDRLNAKELMKIFNSVLDRSYQLPLETCRQLILAGDTKGRASLNRQQTEVLLSDLRHLQSIFFQFDEDSSGTMSPFELSAALQAVGMKCDNKVVQLMSERFASGEFHLAFHGFVAGVTRLRKLFALYDSESSQEVKDRGINSWLIQFLVV